The following DNA comes from Enterobacter sp. SA187.
TAGCCGCCGAAAGTTTTGGTTGTCATGGGCGGCTTTACTCAGTGTAGTGATAATGATCCAGCGCCTGGCGCACGGCATCCGGAGTGCAGTACATCAGCACGTCAATAATGGACAAATTCGGCACAAATTCAGGCGTTCCCTGATCATAGGCAACATTATTTGCCTGCAGAAAACGCAGGGCGATCCCTTGTGCCGCGAAAGCTGCGGCAGAATAGAGATGTCGCCCACCGGTACTGTTAACGTAGATATCGCCGCTCAGCGCGTTGCACATGCCGATCACTTTATTTTCGGCATTCTCCGTACGGTCATAGTCGAGTTCGGATGAGCGGATCAGCCGCCGCGTCAGGCCGAGATAAGCGAGGATATTTTCCATTCCCCGCTGGCAACAGGCGGTAATATCACGATCCTGATGCAGTAATACGTCCTCGATAAGCGGCATAACGTCAGAATACGCCGGGGCGTGCCGGTAACTCTGGCGCAGCGTCTTAAGCAGC
Coding sequences within:
- a CDS encoding WbqC family protein, with the translated sequence MIVSIMQPYLFPWIGYFQLLAQADVFVLYDDACYIKQGYINRNTLLAAGQAQRFTLPVPGASSNKRIGELAFDTQVEKLLKTLRQSYRHAPAYSDVMPLIEDVLLHQDRDITACCQRGMENILAYLGLTRRLIRSSELDYDRTENAENKVIGMCNALSGDIYVNSTGGRHLYSAAAFAAQGIALRFLQANNVAYDQGTPEFVPNLSIIDVLMYCTPDAVRQALDHYHYTE